One genomic window of Phycisphaerales bacterium includes the following:
- a CDS encoding uracil-DNA glycosylase family protein, translating into MRLTVLLEEVRSCTLCAEHLPLGPKPLVQAAAGARVLIIGQAPGSAAHASGKPWDDRSGQRLREWLGVDEKTFYDPKCIALVPMGFCFPGTGASGDLPPRPECAPAWHAKLRASLKRIELTILLGRYAFEHELGDRYGTLTEATCDYPNLLPSSMVLPHPSPRNNRWLAKNPWFLKDAAPTLQARMRELLGE; encoded by the coding sequence ATGCGCCTCACCGTGCTACTCGAAGAGGTCCGCAGCTGCACGCTGTGCGCCGAGCACCTGCCCCTCGGCCCCAAGCCGCTGGTGCAGGCGGCTGCCGGCGCGAGGGTCCTGATCATCGGCCAGGCCCCCGGCTCGGCCGCCCACGCCAGCGGCAAGCCCTGGGACGACCGCAGCGGCCAGCGACTCCGCGAGTGGCTTGGCGTCGACGAAAAGACCTTCTATGACCCCAAGTGCATCGCGCTCGTGCCGATGGGCTTCTGCTTCCCCGGCACCGGCGCCTCGGGAGACCTGCCCCCACGCCCCGAGTGCGCACCCGCATGGCACGCCAAGCTCCGCGCTTCCCTGAAGCGCATCGAGCTGACGATCCTCCTCGGGCGCTACGCCTTCGAGCACGAGCTCGGCGACCGCTACGGCACGCTCACCGAAGCCACGTGCGACTACCCGAACCTGCTGCCCAGCTCGATGGTGCTGCCACACCCCTCGCCGCGCAACAACCGCTGGCTCGCGAAGAATCCCTGGTTCCTGAAAGACGCGGCGCCCACGCTCCAGGCACGGATGCGAGAGCTCCTGGGCGAGTAG
- a CDS encoding YHS domain-containing (seleno)protein: MNSTLVIVTLVLTGAAAIAGVGLADQSSTASQDAAPPRSPAHTIPLGVSGYSPVSYLTRGKAEPGSPRHAAKHEGVTYFFTDAGQAKAFKADPERYLPAYGGFCAFGCSVDSDFVPDPTSFEIIEGRTHLFLKNEEVDAKALWRDAEERDVRSKADRYWERKQAR, encoded by the coding sequence ATGAACAGCACGCTCGTCATCGTCACCCTCGTCCTGACCGGGGCCGCCGCCATCGCCGGCGTCGGACTGGCCGACCAGTCCTCGACCGCCTCTCAGGACGCGGCGCCGCCGCGCTCGCCGGCCCACACCATCCCGCTCGGCGTGAGCGGGTACAGCCCCGTGTCGTACCTGACCAGGGGCAAGGCCGAGCCCGGCTCGCCCCGGCACGCCGCCAAGCACGAGGGCGTCACCTACTTCTTCACCGACGCCGGCCAGGCCAAGGCATTCAAGGCCGACCCCGAGCGCTACCTGCCGGCCTACGGCGGGTTCTGCGCCTTCGGCTGCTCGGTCGATTCCGATTTCGTGCCCGACCCCACGAGTTTCGAGATCATCGAAGGCCGCACGCACCTCTTCCTGAAGAACGAGGAGGTCGACGCCAAGGCCCTCTGGCGTGATGCCGAAGAGCGGGACGTCCGCTCGAAGGCCGACCGCTACTGGGAGCGCAAGCAGGCCCGGTAG
- a CDS encoding GGDEF domain-containing protein — protein sequence MVPQLQATEAIGLSISLLALGCLIPLIWRSRQLAAWLGLLSSSVGIFLLALAGVVYGSASWGDSLSLPGNLAVSRVIEALGVLTAVAGLVALAFIADGARRRRLMDQALIDIDLGVAMSGKSLSALLDSTADALIVAHGLEDGSMPLAIEFVRVSEHAHGSILCELRGATSLQDVAPLSLRECVLGAVREACSTGAPARFSSDTGGDDSRFEVWAFASGSTALIRVSDVTARHQLEEELRSFAYTDMLTGLANRRKFEAYARRLERVKEPSPNIALAYLDLNGFKEVNDAHGHKRGDAVLVEFAERLVGVVGSTFRGEAGMPLAARIGGDEFVVVLVDIDASVVEAFATHLYDVLSAPYGPAGHAVHCPASIGVVSVAGPLESIDVLLQHADAAMYSAKFSTGKSLVVRLDSGSDGDDLRRRRKSDWHLDSGPESVRRA from the coding sequence ATGGTGCCGCAACTCCAAGCGACCGAGGCCATCGGGCTGAGCATCTCGCTGCTCGCCCTGGGGTGCCTCATACCGCTGATCTGGCGCAGTCGTCAGCTGGCGGCGTGGCTTGGATTGCTCTCTTCGTCCGTCGGAATCTTCCTGCTGGCACTGGCGGGCGTGGTGTATGGCTCGGCATCCTGGGGCGATTCGCTGTCGTTGCCAGGAAATCTGGCCGTATCGAGGGTGATCGAGGCGCTCGGCGTGCTCACGGCGGTGGCGGGCCTGGTCGCCTTGGCGTTCATCGCAGACGGCGCTCGCCGCCGCCGCCTGATGGATCAGGCACTCATCGACATCGATCTTGGGGTGGCTATGTCGGGCAAGAGCCTGTCGGCGCTCCTTGATTCGACCGCCGACGCGTTGATCGTTGCCCACGGTCTCGAGGACGGTTCCATGCCTCTGGCGATCGAGTTCGTGCGCGTCTCCGAGCACGCACACGGGTCGATCTTGTGCGAGCTACGCGGCGCGACGTCGCTGCAAGACGTCGCGCCGCTTTCGCTGCGTGAGTGCGTCCTCGGCGCGGTCCGCGAGGCTTGCTCAACCGGCGCGCCGGCCCGGTTCTCGAGCGATACGGGTGGCGACGACTCTCGCTTCGAGGTCTGGGCGTTCGCTTCGGGCAGTACGGCCCTCATTCGTGTCAGCGACGTCACGGCGAGGCACCAGCTTGAGGAAGAACTGCGGTCGTTTGCCTACACCGACATGCTGACCGGGCTCGCCAATCGCCGCAAGTTCGAGGCGTATGCCCGTAGGCTGGAGCGCGTCAAGGAGCCTTCGCCGAATATCGCACTGGCATACCTCGATCTGAACGGCTTCAAGGAAGTCAACGACGCCCATGGCCATAAGCGTGGCGATGCCGTCCTCGTCGAATTTGCCGAACGCCTGGTTGGCGTCGTTGGTTCGACCTTCCGGGGCGAGGCGGGTATGCCGCTCGCGGCGCGCATCGGGGGCGACGAGTTCGTCGTCGTCTTGGTCGACATCGATGCCAGCGTGGTCGAAGCGTTTGCGACGCACCTGTACGATGTGCTGTCTGCACCCTACGGACCCGCTGGCCACGCCGTCCATTGTCCGGCAAGCATCGGCGTCGTCAGCGTTGCTGGACCGCTGGAGTCGATCGACGTGCTGCTCCAGCACGCGGACGCCGCGATGTACTCGGCCAAGTTCTCGACGGGCAAGAGCCTCGTCGTGCGTCTCGACTCGGGCTCGGATGGAGACGACCTGCGTCGGCGTCGCAAGTCCGACTGGCACCTGGACTCCGGGCCCGAATCGGTGCGGAGGGCGTGA